A genomic region of Campylobacter corcagiensis contains the following coding sequences:
- a CDS encoding alpha-2-macroglobulin family protein, with the protein MRFFLAFILIFGSIFGFEINSVNVMKNKILFNISGESQTGLIVDDSFMDCQPKLDGVFHFEDYNSLVFYSYENLPTSTSFKCDLNGTKLNFKSDEFKVVKFENLSKDKFYISFNDLVDEIKNHIKLSDETLKFSVSRVDDSSFIIEVNNPNSIEYEIYISKNLSNLNGKTLKKDAKFNQNSVDAKHREYFSIDASLIKPISYPKKMLGFRLYFDRYLNPNNLFIQNDKVKNFFVIDSGYDETGYYTDIVSKEFLPKTEYKITLLEGFGTTYGEWAKVLDKKISFTFTTKDYQKEVYFIDEKPYISNKGGVFINSINVSKIKTMLSRVDDENLRYFLNFNSLDESFSEYKNRDFTLDSIPNVDINSTIKFENLEDGIYKFEIFYKDGDDLKSITKHLYFSDLAINSKVFDESIFVFVNRLSNNEPVSKAKITLFSDKNKILLQGETKNDGTFSFDKKDLLKYKPKSLLVEFQNERNFLIFNEKTSEFESSISYQKPKAFVYFASDIISPNTELNGVLIVKENFKSIKNLPIKIEIYDPQNSKIYDNSMLLDEFGTINLDIKDIFKLNGKYLLKAIFEDKVLSTKEFSVESFVAQNLKANAKFSKDIYKNSENLSLNLSANYLFGQNASNVSGNLNILINNSTFDKIDGYKFDDESIYNSPIFSHNTPILLDENGSSNFTIRPEFKTKLNSKLEVSLNFMVNDGGKSSSSYANSVIYPFSSIVGISKDGTNFKFISINPLTLKDANSTLKAKLFKQNWNYNFNEKGYLSWVSSDELIGEFDIQNSYLDLSNLAQNDYKLVVKDLNSTHESAITFSVGSSLAPTKSLNLATINLNKEFYKKGDTITANISSPLKDALFLITLEDKKVLDYKIIKTTNFSTQVKFKITDDFEGLYISAKALRISDTPSYLLPFKASNIAYVKKDNSNKKLDLELNLAQTSSSNQDIEVSVKTSPNSKIYLFAVDYGVLNIINQKNPDVFKFFDTIKQKSSTDYDIYNELTHFRANGKILSFGSGSEMMLKSLQKYLDPVQSKKMYIKKFSAISDENGTAKFKLNVDTNTKVRVDAIALNEQKISSVSKDIIIKDDVLAKMPNILYLLDGDELRLPVRIFNNTDENKTINLDINHSSNLKINSINQTLNLKPNSFETLNLEVSATKVGKANISILNQSLNFNILPSSSLNTKVINGILDTNKTINLEGDYKTAKLTVSNSPLAMFFNDKQKLINYPYGCTEQISSKLIALLYADQRHKDEYIQSGINEIISRQKQSGDFRYWDAQGAVDGYSSVYATHTLLTLKENGFDVPDMIIKKALNALKNRGVSDRLSDIYAIYLLSEQNLISDDKINILYDKKYYKKSFLNHYLMAVMLKNAKLDKELEIVKNEIKNYKFENFSPDFDSFGSEIRNLSFAMYLDEKHFGGKNEKLFDKILSLKDTISSTQDRAFVIMALEMLSSDKNASITAKNGNNFYYVKNGEILDLNLTSNTINLSPNNAKPYFSLVAYGYENLPLKHEFNDKAINLYREFVDLDGNLVNLDEIKLNDIVFAKIRLNSKAYYSDILVHQKAPSCLEIINKRVVQNLGDNFKDSINFSYVDISDSSITHFLEPFVDEVTFYVPFRATLKGSCILPEARAERMYDEKVNDYDLERKFIKVK; encoded by the coding sequence ATGAGATTTTTTTTGGCTTTTATCTTGATTTTTGGGAGTATTTTTGGCTTTGAGATAAACAGTGTAAATGTTATGAAAAATAAAATTTTATTTAATATAAGTGGTGAAAGTCAAACTGGACTGATAGTTGATGATAGCTTTATGGATTGCCAGCCAAAGCTAGATGGTGTTTTTCACTTTGAAGATTATAACTCTTTGGTTTTTTACTCTTATGAAAATTTACCAACTTCTACAAGTTTTAAGTGTGATTTAAATGGAACTAAGCTTAACTTTAAAAGCGATGAATTTAAGGTTGTAAAATTTGAAAACTTAAGCAAAGATAAATTTTACATATCTTTTAATGACTTGGTAGATGAAATCAAAAATCATATAAAGCTAAGCGATGAAACGCTTAAATTTAGCGTTTCTAGAGTAGATGATAGTAGCTTCATAATAGAAGTAAATAATCCAAACAGTATAGAATATGAAATTTATATTAGTAAAAATTTATCAAATTTAAATGGAAAAACTCTTAAAAAAGATGCTAAATTTAACCAAAATAGCGTAGATGCAAAGCATAGAGAGTATTTTAGCATAGATGCATCTTTAATAAAACCTATCTCATATCCTAAAAAAATGCTTGGTTTTAGATTATATTTTGATAGATATTTAAATCCTAACAATCTTTTTATCCAAAATGACAAAGTAAAAAACTTTTTTGTAATTGATAGTGGATATGATGAAACTGGATATTATACAGATATCGTAAGTAAGGAATTTTTACCAAAAACTGAGTATAAAATCACCCTTTTAGAAGGATTTGGAACAACTTATGGAGAGTGGGCAAAAGTACTAGATAAAAAAATAAGCTTTACTTTTACCACAAAAGATTATCAAAAAGAGGTATATTTTATAGATGAAAAGCCCTATATTTCAAACAAAGGCGGTGTTTTTATAAATAGCATAAATGTTAGTAAAATTAAAACGATGCTATCAAGGGTTGATGATGAGAATTTAAGGTATTTTCTAAATTTTAATTCTTTAGATGAGAGTTTTAGTGAGTATAAAAATAGAGATTTTACACTTGATTCTATCCCAAATGTTGATATAAACAGCACGATAAAATTTGAAAATTTAGAAGATGGAATTTATAAATTTGAAATATTTTATAAAGACGGTGATGATTTAAAAAGTATCACAAAGCACCTTTATTTTAGTGATTTAGCCATAAATTCCAAAGTCTTTGATGAAAGCATTTTTGTCTTTGTAAACCGCTTATCAAATAACGAGCCTGTAAGTAAAGCCAAAATAACGCTTTTTAGCGATAAAAACAAAATTCTTTTACAAGGCGAAACTAAAAATGATGGAACTTTTAGTTTTGATAAAAAAGATCTTTTAAAATATAAACCAAAGTCCTTGCTTGTGGAATTTCAAAACGAGAGAAATTTCTTAATTTTTAACGAAAAAACAAGCGAGTTTGAAAGCTCCATATCGTATCAAAAACCAAAAGCTTTTGTGTATTTTGCCAGCGATATCATAAGCCCAAATACAGAGTTAAACGGCGTTTTAATAGTTAAAGAAAACTTTAAAAGCATAAAAAATCTACCTATAAAAATAGAAATTTATGACCCACAAAACAGTAAAATTTATGATAATTCAATGCTTTTAGATGAATTTGGAACTATAAATTTAGATATAAAAGATATTTTTAAACTAAATGGAAAATACCTTTTAAAAGCCATTTTTGAAGATAAAGTTTTAAGCACAAAGGAATTTAGCGTAGAGTCTTTTGTAGCTCAAAATTTAAAAGCAAACGCTAAATTTAGCAAAGATATATACAAAAATAGTGAGAATTTAAGTCTAAATTTAAGTGCAAACTATCTTTTTGGACAAAATGCTTCAAATGTAAGCGGAAATTTAAATATCTTAATTAATAACTCAACTTTTGATAAGATAGATGGCTATAAATTTGATGATGAAAGTATTTATAATAGCCCTATTTTTAGCCACAATACGCCTATTTTACTAGATGAAAATGGAAGTTCAAATTTCACTATAAGACCAGAGTTTAAAACAAAACTTAACTCAAAGCTTGAAGTTAGTTTAAATTTCATGGTAAATGATGGTGGAAAAAGCTCATCAAGTTATGCAAATAGCGTGATTTATCCATTTTCGAGCATAGTTGGAATTTCAAAAGATGGCACTAATTTTAAATTTATAAGCATAAATCCACTAACTCTAAAAGATGCAAACTCAACCCTAAAAGCTAAGCTTTTTAAACAAAACTGGAACTATAATTTTAACGAAAAAGGCTATCTAAGCTGGGTTAGTAGCGATGAGCTTATTGGTGAGTTTGATATACAAAACAGCTACTTGGATTTATCAAATTTAGCCCAAAATGATTATAAATTAGTAGTAAAAGATCTAAATAGCACTCACGAATCGGCAATAACTTTTAGCGTAGGAAGTAGCCTAGCTCCAACTAAAAGCCTAAATCTTGCTACGATAAATTTAAATAAAGAATTCTATAAAAAAGGCGATACAATAACAGCAAATATAAGCTCGCCTTTAAAAGACGCTCTATTTTTAATAACTTTAGAAGATAAAAAAGTATTAGATTATAAAATCATAAAAACAACTAACTTTTCTACGCAGGTTAAATTTAAAATCACTGATGATTTTGAAGGACTTTACATAAGCGCTAAGGCTTTAAGAATTTCTGATACTCCTAGCTATCTTTTACCATTTAAAGCTAGCAATATAGCCTATGTTAAAAAAGATAATTCTAATAAAAAACTTGATTTAGAGCTAAATTTAGCACAAACTAGTTCGTCTAATCAAGATATAGAAGTTAGTGTTAAAACATCTCCAAATTCTAAAATTTATCTTTTTGCTGTGGATTATGGAGTTTTAAATATAATAAATCAAAAAAACCCAGATGTTTTTAAATTTTTTGATACTATAAAACAAAAATCATCAACTGATTATGACATATATAACGAACTAACTCATTTTAGAGCAAATGGTAAAATTTTATCATTTGGAAGTGGTAGTGAGATGATGCTAAAAAGTCTTCAAAAATACCTTGATCCAGTCCAGTCAAAAAAGATGTATATTAAAAAATTTAGTGCTATAAGTGATGAAAATGGAACTGCTAAATTTAAGCTAAATGTAGATACAAACACCAAAGTTAGAGTAGACGCTATAGCACTAAATGAACAAAAAATCAGTAGCGTTAGTAAAGATATCATTATAAAAGATGATGTATTAGCTAAAATGCCAAATATTTTATATCTTTTAGATGGCGATGAATTAAGACTTCCAGTTAGAATTTTTAACAACACAGATGAGAATAAAACTATAAATTTAGATATAAATCATTCATCAAATTTAAAGATAAATAGCATAAATCAAACTCTAAATTTAAAGCCAAATAGCTTTGAAACTCTAAATTTAGAAGTAAGTGCAACTAAAGTTGGCAAAGCTAATATCAGCATTCTAAATCAAAGTTTAAATTTTAATATCCTTCCTAGCTCATCTTTAAATACAAAAGTAATAAATGGCATTTTAGATACAAATAAAACTATAAATTTAGAAGGTGATTATAAAACAGCAAAACTAACTGTCTCAAATTCGCCATTAGCTATGTTTTTTAACGATAAACAAAAGCTTATAAACTACCCTTATGGCTGCACTGAGCAAATTAGCTCAAAGCTCATCGCCCTACTTTATGCGGATCAAAGACACAAAGATGAGTATATACAAAGTGGTATAAATGAGATTATATCAAGGCAAAAGCAAAGTGGAGATTTTAGATACTGGGATGCGCAAGGTGCGGTAGATGGGTACTCATCAGTTTATGCAACCCATACTCTTTTAACCCTAAAAGAAAATGGCTTTGATGTGCCTGATATGATTATTAAAAAAGCTTTAAACGCTCTTAAAAACAGAGGCGTTAGTGATAGACTAAGTGATATTTATGCTATTTATTTGCTAAGTGAACAAAACTTAATAAGCGATGATAAGATAAATATTTTATATGATAAAAAATACTATAAAAAAAGCTTTTTAAATCACTATTTAATGGCGGTTATGCTAAAAAATGCAAAGCTTGATAAAGAGCTAGAAATCGTAAAAAATGAGATAAAAAACTATAAATTTGAAAATTTTAGTCCTGATTTTGATAGTTTTGGATCAGAAATTAGGAATTTAAGCTTTGCGATGTATTTGGATGAAAAGCATTTCGGCGGTAAAAATGAAAAGCTTTTTGATAAAATTTTATCTTTAAAGGATACCATAAGCTCAACTCAAGATAGAGCCTTTGTGATAATGGCTTTAGAGATGCTAAGTAGCGATAAAAACGCAAGTATCACTGCTAAAAATGGCAATAATTTTTACTATGTTAAAAACGGTGAAATTTTAGATCTAAATCTTACTAGTAATACTATAAATTTAAGTCCAAATAACGCAAAGCCATATTTTTCACTAGTAGCTTATGGCTATGAGAATCTACCTTTAAAGCATGAATTTAATGATAAAGCGATAAATTTATATAGAGAATTTGTTGATTTAGATGGAAATTTAGTAAATTTAGACGAGATAAAACTAAATGATATAGTTTTTGCTAAGATAAGGCTAAATTCAAAGGCGTATTATAGCGATATTTTAGTCCATCAAAAAGCCCCTAGTTGCCTTGAAATAATAAACAAAAGAGTGGTTCAAAATCTTGGTGATAACTTTAAAGATAGTATAAATTTTAGCTATGTGGACATTAGCGATAGTTCTATTACTCATTTTTTAGAGCCGTTTGTGGATGAAGTTACTTTTTATGTGCCATTTAGAGCTACCTTGAAAGGAAGTTGTATTTTGCCTGAAGCAAGGGCTGAGAGAATGTATGATGAAAAGGTTAATGACTATGATTTGGAGCGTAAATTTATAAAGGTTAAATAA
- a CDS encoding ATP-dependent helicase codes for MPLSKLNTDQYKAATAPLGNNLIIASAGTGKTSTIVARIAHLLQQGIKPTEILLLTFTNKAATEMIERLERYFKKAIIDDITAGTFHSVSYKLLKKLDKSVTLKQPSELKTLLRSIAERRRFDHISDIKPYGGAYLFDIYSLYSNKEINKSFYEWFCQNYDEQAVYAEIYEDIIKEFESEKAKFGYVGFNDLLLNMRRELKKGAPLYFTEILVDEYQDTNSLQGSLIDAFNKKSLFCVGDFDQSIYAFNGANIDIIGSFDKHYKNAQIYALNTNYRSSSTILALANKVIQNNPRLYEKKLVVSREGVFKAPTLLVFDELYTQYQHIASMIKDSKFDKESIAVIFRNNSSADGIEASLKEQGISSKRKESGSFFESREIKALINLVGILLNPKDVMAFMGVFEYSKGVGSSVAKEVYEALNSLGNGNILKGLLRPDKSAKIYTPKRKSYQLGLFDEFDTLGDTARFSEFVSHDFITHPALKYEKLSSGGAVMLDRLYEVFSTISRNQNSTIVLKKLLNSRAYGIIANELATKRATMKNGKVNQDLLTQAKTKIYQKAQILINLTKNYSSLESFYNFLTLGSSEMGEGKGVNLLSVHASKGLEFAQVFIVDLAQNRFPNTKLMAMGGSVEEERRLFYVAVTRARDELVLSYAKYDKIRKVSYEPSQFLVEAGMVKV; via the coding sequence TTGCCACTATCTAAGCTAAATACAGACCAGTATAAAGCCGCAACTGCACCACTTGGAAATAATCTAATCATAGCAAGTGCAGGCACAGGCAAGACTAGCACTATCGTTGCTAGGATAGCTCATCTTTTACAACAAGGCATAAAGCCAACTGAAATTTTGCTCTTAACTTTTACAAATAAAGCAGCCACAGAGATGATAGAACGCTTAGAGCGCTACTTTAAAAAAGCCATCATTGATGATATCACAGCTGGTACTTTTCACTCAGTATCTTATAAACTACTTAAAAAACTAGATAAAAGTGTGACTTTAAAGCAACCTAGCGAACTTAAGACTTTGCTTAGGTCTATTGCTGAGCGAAGAAGATTTGATCATATTAGCGATATTAAGCCTTATGGCGGGGCTTATCTGTTTGATATCTACTCGCTTTATTCAAACAAAGAGATAAATAAAAGCTTTTATGAGTGGTTTTGCCAAAACTACGATGAACAGGCAGTTTACGCTGAAATTTATGAAGATATAATAAAAGAATTTGAAAGTGAAAAGGCTAAATTTGGCTATGTTGGGTTTAATGATCTTCTTTTAAATATGCGTCGTGAGCTTAAAAAAGGAGCGCCTTTATACTTCACTGAAATTTTAGTAGATGAGTATCAAGATACAAATTCACTTCAAGGAAGTTTAATAGATGCATTTAATAAAAAAAGCCTTTTTTGCGTTGGTGATTTTGATCAAAGCATTTATGCGTTTAACGGTGCAAATATTGACATTATCGGTTCATTTGATAAGCACTATAAAAATGCTCAAATTTATGCTTTAAACACAAACTACCGCTCAAGTTCAACTATCTTAGCCTTAGCAAATAAAGTCATACAAAACAACCCCCGCCTTTATGAAAAAAAGCTAGTTGTTAGTAGGGAAGGGGTTTTTAAAGCTCCAACACTTTTAGTTTTTGATGAGTTATATACTCAGTACCAACATATCGCAAGTATGATTAAAGACTCTAAATTTGATAAAGAAAGTATCGCTGTTATATTTCGTAATAACTCATCAGCTGATGGCATAGAAGCAAGCTTAAAAGAGCAAGGAATCAGCTCTAAAAGAAAAGAAAGTGGCAGTTTTTTTGAAAGTCGTGAGATAAAAGCACTCATAAATTTAGTAGGAATTTTATTAAATCCAAAGGATGTAATGGCTTTTATGGGTGTTTTTGAGTATTCTAAAGGCGTAGGAAGTAGCGTTGCTAAAGAGGTTTATGAAGCTTTAAATTCTTTAGGAAATGGAAATATTTTAAAAGGTCTTTTAAGACCTGATAAATCAGCTAAAATTTATACTCCAAAGCGTAAAAGCTACCAGCTTGGGCTTTTTGATGAATTTGATACTTTAGGTGATACGGCGCGTTTTAGCGAGTTTGTAAGTCATGATTTCATAACTCATCCAGCTTTAAAATATGAAAAACTTAGTAGTGGCGGGGCTGTGATGCTTGATAGACTTTATGAAGTTTTTAGTACTATAAGTAGAAACCAAAACTCAACTATAGTACTTAAAAAGCTTTTAAATTCAAGAGCTTATGGAATAATCGCAAATGAGCTTGCCACAAAAAGAGCAACCATGAAAAATGGCAAAGTAAATCAAGATCTTCTTACTCAAGCAAAAACTAAAATTTATCAAAAAGCTCAAATACTTATAAATTTAACAAAAAACTATAGTTCACTTGAGAGTTTTTATAACTTTTTAACTCTTGGAAGTAGCGAGATGGGTGAAGGCAAGGGAGTAAATTTATTAAGCGTTCATGCGAGTAAAGGCTTAGAATTTGCACAAGTTTTTATAGTGGACTTAGCTCAAAATAGATTTCCAAATACAAAACTAATGGCAATGGGTGGTAGCGTAGAAGAAGAAAGAAGGCTTTTTTATGTAGCAGTTACAAGGGCTCGTGATGAGTTGGTTTTAAGTTATGCAAAGTATGATAAAATCCGCAAAGTATCATACGAACCAAGTCAGTTTTTAGTGGAGGCTGGCATGGTAAAGGTATAA
- the pbpC gene encoding penicillin-binding protein 1C, with protein MKIFKKFIISITVLTLLLAVTFAILNTLFPLEKIAVSQSKILYDKNGEIISMKLSDDGYWKYSADEIPPLIKKSVINFEDKYFYNHFGVNPFSIIRAFFHNLTHDNKIGASTITMQVARIIEPKKRSYKNKIIEIFRAFQLELNYSKDEILNIYFNIAPYGGNIVGIKAASKFYFDKDLDELSISQIALLSIVPKNPNENRLDKNKNLNALKNRVLKELLDDKIIDESAYKRALKESFTPKRYDAKNRAFHYSNLAFKNGIISSNLDLNLQNEIENIIKKEMINFNKFDLFNASAVVIDNLKMEVVAYVGSHDLKSKDGFNDGVMAKRSVGSTLKPFIYALALENGLITPKQNLIDAEIYLGDYAPKNYTKDFLGEISATDALIFSLNTPAVFLNSNLGENSLYELLKKANLKVKEKSFFGESIALGSVPLNLLELTHLYTIFANEGELLPLEIAGEIKGEKITLLSKQSSFLVSQMLLQTPRSYLNSVWQSTVDMPLIAFKTGTSANWIDLHTIAFNKNYTVGVWLGNFNSKPTSGLTGGDSSAKIVFEIFRYLNKRKNLEFISKPEGISKKNICLDSFVFKECKNLQKDFVIDGVSLVDKCTLITNEQINYLLKNAFITSDDLKQSPCFGYFKDIKPLIAYPANRSKMSSFYGKINTKCISFLGDEVYIKVDDEKYEKFRSGSEIVLNLSSGFHTIKCLDEYSNLATSEIFLEEL; from the coding sequence ATGAAAATTTTTAAAAAATTCATTATTAGCATCACTGTTTTAACACTACTTTTAGCAGTTACATTTGCTATTTTAAACACTTTATTTCCACTTGAGAAAATAGCAGTTTCGCAAAGTAAAATTTTATATGATAAAAATGGTGAGATTATATCCATGAAACTCTCAGATGATGGGTATTGGAAGTATAGTGCAGATGAAATTCCACCCCTTATTAAAAAAAGCGTTATAAATTTTGAAGATAAGTACTTTTACAACCATTTTGGAGTAAATCCATTTTCTATAATAAGGGCGTTTTTTCACAACCTTACTCACGACAATAAAATCGGAGCATCAACTATAACAATGCAAGTTGCAAGAATAATAGAGCCTAAAAAACGAAGTTATAAAAATAAAATAATTGAAATTTTTAGAGCTTTTCAGCTTGAGTTAAACTACTCAAAAGATGAAATTTTAAATATTTACTTCAATATAGCCCCATATGGTGGAAATATCGTTGGGATTAAAGCAGCTAGTAAGTTTTATTTTGATAAAGATTTAGACGAGCTTAGTATTAGTCAAATTGCCCTACTCTCAATCGTTCCAAAAAATCCAAACGAAAACCGTCTTGATAAAAATAAAAATTTAAACGCTTTAAAAAATAGAGTTTTAAAAGAGCTTTTAGATGATAAAATCATAGATGAAAGTGCATATAAAAGGGCTTTAAAAGAGAGCTTTACTCCAAAAAGATATGACGCTAAAAATAGGGCTTTTCACTACTCAAATTTAGCCTTTAAAAACGGCATAATTAGCTCAAATTTAGACCTAAATTTACAAAACGAGATAGAAAATATTATAAAAAAAGAGATGATAAATTTTAATAAATTTGATCTATTTAATGCTAGTGCGGTGGTTATTGATAACCTTAAAATGGAAGTTGTTGCTTATGTTGGAAGTCATGATTTAAAAAGTAAAGATGGTTTTAATGATGGCGTGATGGCAAAAAGAAGTGTTGGTTCAACATTAAAGCCATTTATTTACGCACTTGCCTTGGAAAATGGGCTCATAACTCCAAAACAAAACTTAATTGATGCTGAAATTTACCTAGGAGATTACGCACCAAAAAACTACACAAAAGATTTTCTTGGAGAGATTAGTGCTACTGATGCTTTAATCTTTTCGCTAAATACTCCAGCTGTTTTTTTAAACTCAAATTTGGGCGAAAATTCTCTTTATGAATTACTGAAAAAAGCAAATTTAAAGGTTAAAGAAAAAAGCTTTTTTGGCGAGTCAATCGCACTTGGGTCAGTGCCTTTAAACCTACTTGAACTTACTCATTTGTATACTATTTTCGCAAATGAAGGTGAGCTTTTACCACTTGAGATTGCAGGCGAGATTAAAGGTGAAAAAATTACACTTTTATCAAAACAAAGTAGCTTTTTAGTTAGTCAAATGCTTCTTCAAACGCCACGAAGCTATCTAAATTCTGTTTGGCAAAGCACAGTTGATATGCCACTAATTGCCTTTAAGACAGGCACAAGTGCAAACTGGATTGACCTTCATACGATCGCTTTTAATAAAAACTACACGGTTGGAGTTTGGCTTGGAAATTTTAACTCCAAACCAACAAGTGGCTTAACAGGCGGCGATAGCTCAGCAAAGATAGTTTTTGAGATATTTCGCTACTTAAATAAGAGAAAAAATTTAGAATTTATAAGTAAACCAGAAGGTATATCTAAAAAAAATATCTGCCTAGATAGCTTTGTTTTTAAGGAGTGTAAGAATTTACAAAAAGATTTTGTAATAGATGGTGTTAGTTTAGTTGATAAATGCACACTTATCACAAACGAACAGATAAATTATCTTTTAAAAAATGCTTTTATAACTAGTGATGATTTAAAACAAAGCCCTTGCTTTGGTTATTTTAAAGATATAAAGCCACTGATTGCATATCCAGCAAACAGAAGTAAAATGTCATCTTTTTATGGTAAAATAAACACAAAATGTATAAGTTTTTTAGGTGATGAGGTTTATATAAAAGTTGATGATGAAAAGTATGAGAAATTTAGAAGTGGAAGTGAGATTGTGCTAAATTTAAGTAGTGGTTTTCATACTATAAAATGCCTTGATGAATACTCAAATTTAGCTACAAGTGAGATATTTTTAGAGGAGTTATGA
- the fumC gene encoding class II fumarate hydratase encodes MEFRIEKDTMGEIKVPKDRYWGAQTERSFENFKIGTDKMPKELIHAFAALKRSVAKVNANLEKLDSKKAQAIIKACDEIRDGKFDDEFPLVIYQTGSGTQTNMNANEVIANRATEILGGDFRKEKLIHPNDDVNKSQSSNDTFPTAMHITAVLELEKTLLPSLEKLKDSFLKKEDEFKDIVKIGRTHLQDATPLTLGQEFSGYRSMLEHSYEYIKNSIEPLRELAIGGTAVGTGLNAHPKLSEMVSEELSTLLGTKFVSSPNKFHALTSYDAFVFASGAIKSLAANLLKIANDIRWLGSGPRSGLGEIELPENEPGSSIMPGKVNPTQAEAITMVIARVFGNDATIAFGASQGNFELNVYKPIILFSFYESVKLLSSAMDSFRTHCVDGIKANLENIKANLENSLMLVTALNPYIGYDNAALIAKTAHKNGTTLKEEAVNLGILSAEEFDKYVVPSQMTKPKA; translated from the coding sequence ATGGAATTTCGTATAGAAAAAGACACAATGGGCGAGATAAAAGTCCCAAAAGATAGATACTGGGGGGCTCAAACTGAAAGGAGCTTTGAAAATTTTAAAATAGGCACAGATAAAATGCCAAAAGAGCTAATACACGCTTTTGCAGCTCTAAAAAGAAGCGTAGCAAAGGTAAATGCCAACCTTGAAAAGCTTGATAGCAAAAAAGCACAAGCTATTATAAAAGCTTGCGATGAGATAAGAGATGGTAAATTTGATGATGAATTTCCACTTGTTATCTACCAAACAGGAAGTGGCACTCAAACAAATATGAATGCAAATGAAGTTATAGCAAACAGAGCTACTGAAATTTTAGGTGGTGATTTTAGAAAAGAGAAATTAATCCATCCAAATGACGATGTAAACAAATCTCAAAGCTCAAATGACACCTTTCCTACGGCTATGCATATCACAGCTGTTTTAGAGCTTGAAAAAACACTTTTGCCAAGCCTTGAAAAGCTAAAAGATAGCTTTTTGAAAAAAGAGGATGAATTTAAAGATATAGTTAAAATAGGTAGAACTCACCTGCAAGATGCTACGCCTCTAACCTTAGGGCAAGAATTTAGTGGATATAGGTCTATGCTAGAGCACTCTTATGAGTATATAAAAAATAGCATCGAGCCACTAAGAGAGCTAGCCATAGGCGGTACTGCAGTTGGTACAGGACTAAATGCTCATCCAAAGTTAAGTGAAATGGTAAGTGAAGAACTTAGCACGCTTTTAGGTACAAAATTTGTATCATCTCCAAATAAATTCCATGCACTTACAAGTTATGATGCTTTTGTTTTTGCAAGTGGGGCTATTAAGAGTTTAGCAGCTAATCTTTTAAAAATAGCAAACGATATCAGATGGCTAGGAAGTGGGCCAAGATCAGGTTTAGGCGAGATAGAACTTCCTGAAAATGAACCAGGAAGTTCTATAATGCCAGGCAAGGTTAACCCAACTCAAGCTGAAGCTATAACAATGGTAATAGCTAGAGTTTTTGGAAATGATGCTACTATAGCATTTGGTGCTAGTCAGGGAAATTTTGAGCTAAATGTTTATAAGCCAATTATTTTATTTAGCTTTTATGAGTCAGTAAAGCTTTTAAGTAGCGCTATGGATAGCTTTAGAACTCACTGCGTAGATGGTATCAAAGCAAATTTAGAAAACATCAAAGCAAATTTAGAAAACTCACTAATGCTAGTAACTGCACTAAATCCATATATCGGATATGATAATGCCGCACTAATAGCTAAAACAGCCCACAAAAATGGCACCACGCTTAAAGAAGAGGCTGTAAATTTAGGAATTTTAAGTGCCGAGGAATTTGATAAGTATGTAGTTCCTTCACAAATGACAAAACCAAAGGCTTAA